In Solobacterium moorei, a single genomic region encodes these proteins:
- the lepA gene encoding translation elongation factor 4, translating to MDQKHIRNFCIIAHIDHGKSTLADRILEMTETVKERDMKSQLLDEMDLERERGITIKLNAVQLSYTAKDGQEYLFNLIDTPGHVDFTYEVSRSLAACEGAILVVDSTQGVQAQTLANTYLALDNNLEILPVINKVDMMNAQPDVTIREIEDIIGLDCSNAPLISARSGLNVDKVLEQIVSHIPAPSGDENAPLQALVFDSFYDPYRGIIALIRIREGSLSVGDKIRFMATGAEYEVLEAGIRNPREVKMNTLMCGDVGWFAASIKSIQDVRVGDTVTKVDNPAKKPLSGYRKLNPMVYCGLYPTDAAKYGDLREALDKLQLNDASLQYEPETSQALGFGYRCGFLGLLHMDVIQERLEREYNLDLIATAPSVIYHVYLPDGSMVEIDNPARMPDAARIDRVEEPYVKASIMVPDTYIGAIMDLCQNKRGIYQTMEIIDTGRNMIIYELPLSEIIFDFFDKLKSCSKGYASLDYELIGYRAQDLVRMDILLNGENVDALSVIIHRSEAYARGSAITVKLKELIPKQQFEIPVQAAIGGKIIARTNIKSLRKNVLAKCYGGDISRKKKLLEKQKEGKKRMKAVGSVEIPQEAFMSVLSMDDDN from the coding sequence ATGGACCAAAAGCACATACGAAATTTCTGTATTATTGCCCATATCGATCATGGCAAATCGACATTGGCAGACCGTATTCTTGAAATGACAGAAACGGTAAAAGAACGTGATATGAAATCACAACTTCTAGATGAAATGGATCTAGAAAGAGAACGTGGGATCACAATTAAACTCAATGCAGTACAGCTAAGCTATACCGCTAAAGATGGACAGGAGTATCTTTTTAATTTAATTGATACACCGGGTCACGTCGACTTTACATACGAAGTATCACGCTCACTAGCGGCTTGTGAGGGTGCGATTTTAGTCGTTGACTCTACACAAGGCGTACAAGCACAAACACTCGCAAATACCTATCTAGCATTAGATAATAATCTAGAAATCCTACCTGTTATTAACAAAGTAGACATGATGAATGCTCAACCTGATGTCACAATCCGCGAGATTGAAGATATCATCGGTTTGGATTGTAGTAATGCACCACTCATTTCTGCTCGTAGCGGATTAAACGTTGATAAAGTATTAGAACAGATTGTATCTCATATTCCAGCACCAAGTGGAGATGAAAACGCACCACTACAGGCATTAGTATTTGACTCCTTTTATGACCCATACCGTGGTATTATCGCACTGATTCGTATCCGCGAGGGTAGTCTTTCCGTCGGTGATAAGATTCGTTTTATGGCAACTGGTGCAGAATATGAAGTACTAGAAGCAGGCATTCGTAATCCACGTGAAGTAAAGATGAATACTTTAATGTGCGGTGATGTAGGCTGGTTCGCGGCTTCAATCAAGTCGATTCAAGATGTACGTGTTGGTGATACAGTAACGAAGGTAGACAATCCAGCAAAGAAACCTTTATCTGGTTACCGTAAGTTAAACCCAATGGTATATTGCGGTCTATATCCAACAGATGCAGCCAAATATGGTGACTTACGCGAAGCATTAGATAAATTACAGTTAAACGACGCATCCTTACAGTATGAACCAGAAACATCACAAGCCTTAGGTTTTGGTTATCGTTGCGGATTCTTAGGACTCTTGCATATGGATGTTATTCAGGAGCGTTTGGAAAGAGAATATAATCTTGACCTTATCGCAACTGCACCATCCGTTATCTATCATGTATACCTGCCAGATGGTTCCATGGTAGAAATTGATAACCCAGCTAGAATGCCAGATGCAGCAAGAATCGACCGTGTCGAAGAGCCATATGTAAAGGCAAGTATTATGGTGCCAGATACTTATATCGGCGCAATCATGGATTTATGCCAAAATAAGCGTGGTATTTATCAGACAATGGAAATCATTGATACAGGCAGAAACATGATTATTTATGAATTACCACTTTCGGAAATCATCTTTGATTTCTTTGATAAGTTAAAGTCATGTTCAAAGGGTTATGCCTCATTAGACTATGAATTAATTGGCTATCGTGCACAAGATCTTGTGCGTATGGATATTCTATTGAATGGCGAAAATGTCGATGCACTATCAGTGATTATTCATCGCTCAGAAGCGTATGCACGTGGCTCTGCAATTACAGTGAAGCTAAAGGAGCTCATCCCTAAGCAACAATTCGAGATTCCTGTACAGGCTGCCATTGGTGGTAAGATTATTGCTAGAACAAACATCAAGTCCTTGCGCAAGAACGTACTTGCTAAGTGCTATGGTGGTGATATCTCCCGTAAGAAGAAACTTCTAGAGAAACAAAAAGAAGGAAAGAAGAGAATGAAGGCAGTAGGATCTGTAGAGATTCCACAGGAAGCGTTCATGTCTGTTCTATCAATGGATGATGATAACTAA
- the dnaG gene encoding DNA primase — protein sequence MAKISDHDINAIREKADIVDVIGHYIQVHRKGNSYVAICPFHDDHDPSMSISPEKKIYKCFVCGSGGNVYTFVQNYENITFPEAVGRVASLINYPLQVDVDIKQRSSKDPHKEALYNVMNAAIQYMMYQLDTVEALSEKKYLEKRGMTADLIQEFQIGYNPNQTALYHFLHAKGFSDADMNGTNLIRINESGIHDTFAGRITFPIHDQYGNPIGFSARILDPNNPSKYINTNETDIFTKGDIVYNYHRAKAVARKEGKIYVCEGVTDVIAFAKAGIFNAVCTLGTSCTERQIHLLKNIAAKIVFCYDGDRAGQAATLRAVHMARKAGCDVSVIRNLTGKDPDELVREQGNEGLKSVLKDEVTWMEFVIEYQVAQTNLNNYSDKKELVRKLQADIATLADEVDRRYFTQQLAEMTHMPVDYIPQTSNRSINQTIQKKLTIPDGSLDAEDLILMMMLKSSTHAHTFEVELGYLNDKTHKLLAMLIIDSLHTFQDADPSHLIDRTNKQEVKDLLTRLVSMPAYDIDYDEAVLKGAIRKVKITTLQKERDAYYEQLSQAGLNDMSQKVLMEKYQKCIQELRRYLDEEEGSN from the coding sequence ATGGCAAAGATAAGTGATCATGATATAAATGCCATTCGTGAAAAAGCGGATATTGTCGATGTCATCGGTCACTATATTCAGGTTCATCGCAAAGGGAATTCCTATGTGGCGATTTGTCCTTTCCATGATGATCATGATCCATCGATGTCTATTTCTCCAGAAAAGAAAATCTATAAATGTTTTGTGTGTGGTAGTGGTGGTAATGTGTATACATTCGTACAAAACTATGAAAATATCACATTCCCTGAAGCTGTTGGTAGAGTTGCGTCTTTGATTAATTATCCTTTGCAGGTTGATGTTGATATTAAACAAAGGTCTAGCAAAGATCCTCATAAAGAAGCATTATACAATGTTATGAATGCGGCGATTCAGTATATGATGTATCAACTTGATACAGTTGAAGCACTTAGTGAAAAGAAATATCTTGAAAAGCGTGGGATGACCGCTGATTTGATCCAAGAGTTTCAGATTGGCTATAATCCAAATCAAACAGCGTTATATCACTTCTTACATGCCAAAGGTTTTAGTGATGCGGATATGAATGGTACGAATTTAATACGTATCAATGAATCTGGTATCCATGATACCTTCGCTGGTCGTATTACTTTCCCAATTCATGACCAATATGGAAATCCGATTGGATTTAGTGCACGTATCCTTGATCCAAATAATCCTTCCAAGTATATCAATACAAATGAAACAGATATATTTACCAAGGGTGATATTGTATATAACTATCACCGTGCAAAGGCTGTTGCTCGTAAGGAAGGAAAGATTTACGTATGTGAAGGTGTAACAGATGTCATTGCCTTTGCCAAGGCTGGTATCTTCAATGCAGTGTGTACACTTGGTACGTCCTGTACAGAAAGACAGATTCATCTGTTAAAGAATATCGCTGCGAAGATTGTATTCTGCTATGATGGCGATCGTGCTGGGCAAGCTGCTACCTTACGTGCAGTTCATATGGCAAGAAAAGCAGGCTGTGATGTATCGGTGATTCGCAATTTGACGGGAAAAGATCCAGATGAACTTGTACGCGAACAAGGAAATGAAGGCTTAAAGAGTGTTCTCAAAGATGAAGTTACTTGGATGGAGTTTGTGATTGAATACCAAGTAGCACAGACAAATCTAAATAACTACTCGGATAAAAAAGAATTGGTTCGTAAGCTACAAGCAGATATTGCGACGTTAGCTGACGAAGTAGACCGCCGATACTTTACACAACAATTGGCTGAAATGACACATATGCCAGTTGACTATATACCGCAAACATCAAATAGGTCAATCAACCAAACCATACAGAAGAAACTGACGATTCCGGATGGTTCGCTTGATGCGGAAGACTTAATACTGATGATGATGTTGAAGTCATCAACACATGCTCATACATTTGAAGTAGAGTTAGGGTATTTAAATGACAAGACACACAAGCTATTGGCGATGTTAATTATTGATAGTTTACATACATTCCAAGACGCTGATCCAAGTCATTTGATTGACCGCACGAATAAGCAAGAAGTAAAGGATTTACTAACAAGACTAGTTTCCATGCCTGCATATGATATTGACTATGACGAAGCAGTCCTAAAGGGCGCCATTCGCAAGGTAAAAATTACAACATTGCAGAAGGAGAGAGATGCGTATTACGAACAACTCTCACAAGCTGGTCTTAACGATATGAGTCAAAAGGTACTTATGGAAAAATACCAAAAGTGCATTCAAGAACTGAGGAGGTATCTCGATGAAGAAGAAGGAAGCAACTAA
- a CDS encoding class I SAM-dependent methyltransferase, which translates to MTSKMNLRIQKIADMINKGVVLADIGTDHAFLPILAIKNKKVQKAYACDIAKGPLEIAKRNIQAENLDGQIETILSDGFEHVPTDVDVVVIAGMGYYTAKDILEAAGKKRLSTCKQLIVEVNRKPELLRKWISDHHYTIDQEELITERDFDYIAISFTTDYHESYRDDEILCGVYLQQKKGKEYLSYCDRQIAFISGVLAKYPHNDDYRKELLQQKKYWLEAK; encoded by the coding sequence TTGACAAGTAAGATGAATTTACGTATCCAGAAAATTGCGGATATGATAAACAAAGGCGTGGTCTTGGCAGATATTGGTACAGACCATGCCTTTCTTCCTATTCTAGCAATCAAAAATAAAAAGGTACAAAAAGCATACGCTTGTGATATTGCAAAGGGACCATTAGAGATTGCCAAACGCAATATTCAAGCGGAAAATCTTGATGGTCAAATTGAGACAATCTTATCCGATGGCTTTGAACATGTACCAACAGATGTGGACGTTGTGGTGATTGCTGGTATGGGCTACTATACAGCAAAAGATATCCTTGAAGCTGCAGGGAAAAAACGCTTGTCTACTTGTAAACAACTGATTGTTGAAGTCAATCGTAAACCAGAACTTTTACGGAAATGGATTAGCGATCATCACTATACGATTGATCAAGAAGAGTTAATTACAGAGCGTGATTTCGATTATATCGCAATCAGTTTTACAACGGACTATCATGAATCATATCGTGATGATGAGATTCTCTGTGGAGTTTATCTCCAACAAAAAAAGGGGAAAGAATATCTTTCCTATTGTGATCGCCAGATTGCCTTTATTAGTGGTGTTTTAGCAAAGTATCCTCATAACGATGACTATCGTAAAGAATTGTTACAACAAAAGAAGTATTGGCTAGAGGCAAAATAA
- the fmt gene encoding methionyl-tRNA formyltransferase: protein MKQIRIIFFGTTEFASGILQTLIDEGYNVVAVVSQPDKPVGRKHTIQMTPIHVLADQCQIPVIQPDLLKEHVDDVLRYEPELILTCAYGQFVPVRILEYPRYGCINVHPSLLPKYRGGAPIHHAVMGGETETGVSLIQMTKAMDAGDIYARVTTPLGKDETMAELNQRLLVLSKQLVKDNLEDYIAGKLVGEPQDDNKVILGLNITKEEEKVQFAVEDVQTLYNHIRGLIDWPMPYGVVGGKRMKFCKVRMRKEDHQVKPGEILGFKNHAMEVASIGGIIEVYELQPEGKSRMTADAYANGAGRNMIGKVFE from the coding sequence ATGAAACAGATACGAATTATATTTTTTGGTACAACAGAATTTGCTAGCGGTATATTACAGACTTTAATTGACGAAGGATATAATGTCGTAGCCGTTGTTTCTCAACCAGATAAACCGGTTGGTAGAAAGCATACCATCCAGATGACACCAATACATGTATTAGCAGATCAATGTCAGATTCCGGTGATTCAACCAGATCTTTTGAAGGAACACGTGGATGATGTATTACGATATGAACCAGAGTTAATCTTAACTTGTGCGTATGGTCAATTCGTACCAGTACGCATTCTAGAATATCCACGTTATGGTTGTATTAATGTACATCCATCACTTTTACCAAAGTATCGTGGAGGAGCACCAATTCATCACGCAGTCATGGGTGGTGAAACAGAGACAGGTGTAAGTCTTATCCAGATGACAAAAGCCATGGATGCAGGAGATATCTATGCAAGAGTCACAACCCCACTTGGCAAAGATGAAACGATGGCAGAATTAAACCAGCGTTTACTTGTCTTAAGTAAGCAACTAGTCAAGGATAATTTAGAAGATTACATTGCAGGAAAATTAGTGGGAGAACCACAGGATGATAATAAAGTAATCCTTGGATTAAACATTACAAAGGAAGAAGAAAAAGTACAGTTTGCGGTAGAGGATGTACAGACTCTCTATAACCACATTCGTGGTTTAATTGATTGGCCAATGCCATATGGTGTGGTTGGTGGAAAGCGTATGAAGTTCTGTAAGGTTAGAATGAGAAAAGAAGACCATCAAGTTAAACCTGGAGAAATCTTAGGCTTCAAGAATCATGCGATGGAAGTCGCAAGCATTGGCGGTATTATCGAAGTTTATGAACTACAGCCAGAAGGCAAGAGCAGAATGACAGCAGATGCTTATGCCAATGGTGCAGGTAGAAATATGATAGGGAAGGTATTTGAGTAA
- the rpsT gene encoding 30S ribosomal protein S20, whose product MANIKSQKKRALTNLKRQNAKAGQKSELKTAIKKVLLAVEAKDVEAATAAYNTANKCLDKAVVSHIKNNNYAARQKSRLAKAVNSIQK is encoded by the coding sequence ATGGCAAATATCAAGTCACAGAAGAAGCGCGCACTAACTAATCTGAAAAGACAGAATGCGAAGGCTGGACAGAAGAGCGAACTAAAGACAGCAATCAAGAAGGTTCTTTTAGCTGTAGAAGCTAAGGACGTTGAAGCTGCTACTGCTGCTTACAACACAGCAAATAAGTGCTTAGACAAGGCAGTTGTATCTCATATCAAGAATAACAACTATGCTGCTCGTCAGAAGTCAAGACTCGCTAAGGCTGTCAATTCCATTCAGAAATAA
- the rpoD gene encoding RNA polymerase sigma factor RpoD — translation MKKKEATKTTKASKKEKEEVVVEKATSKKTKGVVIEEKTPKKTKEVKEKKTKVKDNKKDTKEIDTYKRSGKVKELKNLDELKEDYKEIAKKSGSIAQKDIMASLEHLDMSDDDMDELWDWFNTENIQIAEDDDIEELTATEDDDLDLLDDDVDNEEDENVDDKDHDLDEDDEEKPLSNLLDLTSFSSGGNVQLNDPVKMYLKEIGRVPLLKPEDEPEIAKRIEEGDEEARNILISSNLRLVVSIAKKYVGRGMLFLDLIQEGNMGLVKAVEKFDYTKGFKFSTYATWWIRQAITRAIADQARTIRIPVHMVETINKLTRVQRQLVQELGRDPSAEEISQRMEGISPEKVREIQKIALEPVSLETPIGEEDDSHLGDFIEDKEALSPDQYASNQLLKDEINSVLSGLTEREEKVLRLRFGLYDGRTRTLEEVGREFSVTRERIRQIEAKALRKLKHPSRSKRLKDFFDK, via the coding sequence ATGAAGAAGAAGGAAGCAACTAAAACTACGAAAGCTTCAAAGAAAGAAAAAGAGGAAGTTGTAGTAGAAAAAGCAACTTCCAAAAAGACAAAGGGAGTTGTGATTGAAGAAAAAACTCCTAAGAAAACAAAAGAAGTAAAAGAGAAAAAGACAAAAGTGAAAGACAACAAGAAAGACACAAAAGAAATTGATACATATAAGCGTTCGGGTAAGGTGAAAGAATTAAAGAACCTTGATGAACTCAAAGAAGATTATAAGGAAATTGCGAAGAAGAGCGGTTCCATTGCACAGAAAGATATCATGGCATCCTTAGAGCACTTAGATATGTCTGACGATGATATGGATGAACTCTGGGATTGGTTCAATACAGAGAATATCCAAATTGCTGAAGATGATGATATTGAAGAACTCACTGCTACAGAAGACGATGATTTAGATCTATTGGACGATGATGTTGATAATGAAGAGGATGAAAATGTTGACGATAAAGATCATGATTTAGATGAAGATGATGAGGAAAAACCATTATCTAATCTACTTGATCTAACATCATTTTCTTCAGGTGGTAATGTACAGTTAAATGATCCTGTTAAGATGTACTTAAAGGAAATTGGACGTGTACCACTCTTAAAGCCAGAAGACGAACCTGAAATCGCAAAGCGTATTGAAGAAGGCGATGAAGAAGCTAGAAATATCTTGATTTCTAGTAACTTACGTTTGGTCGTATCTATCGCTAAGAAATATGTTGGTAGAGGTATGTTGTTTTTAGATTTAATTCAAGAAGGTAACATGGGTCTTGTAAAGGCAGTTGAAAAGTTTGACTATACAAAGGGCTTCAAGTTCTCTACATACGCAACATGGTGGATTCGTCAGGCCATCACACGTGCAATTGCAGATCAAGCTAGAACAATCCGTATTCCAGTACACATGGTAGAAACAATCAATAAGTTAACACGTGTACAGCGTCAATTGGTTCAGGAATTAGGTCGTGATCCTTCTGCAGAAGAAATTAGCCAACGTATGGAAGGCATCTCTCCTGAAAAGGTAAGAGAAATTCAAAAGATAGCCTTAGAACCTGTATCACTTGAAACACCAATCGGTGAAGAAGATGACTCTCACTTAGGTGACTTTATCGAAGATAAGGAAGCCCTCAGTCCGGACCAATACGCAAGTAATCAGTTATTGAAGGATGAAATCAATAGCGTTCTGAGCGGTCTAACAGAACGTGAAGAAAAGGTATTACGCTTACGTTTTGGTTTATATGATGGACGTACACGTACACTTGAAGAAGTAGGACGTGAATTTAGCGTTACACGTGAACGTATTCGTCAGATTGAAGCAAAAGCACTACGTAAATTGAAACATCCTTCACGCTCAAAGAGATTAAAGGATTTCTTTGACAAGTAA